A single region of the Acidobacteriota bacterium genome encodes:
- a CDS encoding TIGR00282 family metallophosphoesterase: MKVLFVGDIVGRRGRKVVRRMIPALRRKNDIDLIIANVENSAGGFGITPRVAREILAMGVDVMTSGNHIWDKKEVLQCIDDEPRLLRPHNYPPGVPGRGAYQGVTDQGVRYGVLNLQGRVFMPNIDCPFRCAEEQVSRLRKRTQVLIVDFHAEATSEKLALGWSLDGKVSAVLGTHTHVPTADTRLLPKGTAYVSDVGMTGCYDSVIGVSVQTALPRFLTAMPTRFAGATGLASLASVLLDIDEATGLARSIERIGPDLPTRCSGG; the protein is encoded by the coding sequence ATGAAGGTTCTTTTTGTGGGAGATATCGTGGGCAGGCGGGGCCGCAAGGTCGTTCGCCGCATGATCCCGGCTCTTCGCCGCAAGAACGACATCGACCTGATCATAGCCAACGTGGAGAACTCCGCCGGTGGATTCGGCATCACTCCGCGCGTCGCTCGCGAGATTTTGGCCATGGGCGTGGACGTCATGACTTCGGGCAACCATATTTGGGACAAGAAGGAAGTCCTGCAGTGCATTGATGACGAACCCCGGTTGCTGCGTCCGCACAACTATCCTCCCGGAGTCCCGGGACGCGGGGCCTATCAGGGCGTCACGGACCAGGGCGTTCGGTATGGGGTTCTGAACCTGCAGGGCCGGGTTTTCATGCCCAACATCGATTGTCCCTTCCGTTGCGCCGAGGAGCAGGTCTCTCGGCTCCGCAAGCGAACGCAGGTTCTGATCGTCGATTTTCACGCCGAGGCCACGTCTGAGAAGCTGGCCCTGGGATGGTCCTTGGACGGCAAGGTTTCGGCCGTCCTGGGGACTCACACCCACGTTCCCACGGCGGACACGCGGCTGCTCCCGAAGGGAACGGCCTATGTCTCCGACGTGGGAATGACCGGCTGCTACGACTCGGTCATCGGTGTGAGCGTGCAGACGGCATTGCCGCGGTTTCTGACGGCGATGCCCACGCGTTTCGCGGGGGCGACCGGATTGGCCAGCCTGGCTTCGGTCCTGCTGGACATCGACGAGGCGACCGGATTGGCCCGGTCCATCGAGAGGATCGGTCCCGACCTGCCCACACGTTGCTCCGGCGGCTAG